A part of Melittangium boletus DSM 14713 genomic DNA contains:
- a CDS encoding nuclease-related domain-containing protein, which translates to MQGVKKTRQSRTRRAPGQSAREQERLIADRTLVKTAMEQAWAQGAAGEEYVGGLLNTLREKGWTAIHDLRRGSQGSNVDHLVIGPAGVFVIDTKWVSGKVWVAGSRIRVNNFPQNYLEKLEEQVFYVHERLLAASGRPSLWVQGLLVFVEPQWTVKEQPFPFGVLSDEDLLPALTRMPRRFSADEVAELARAASRAATWT; encoded by the coding sequence ATGCAAGGTGTGAAAAAAACGCGGCAGAGCCGTACCCGGCGCGCGCCTGGGCAGAGCGCTCGTGAACAGGAGCGGCTCATCGCCGACAGGACATTGGTGAAGACCGCCATGGAGCAGGCCTGGGCGCAGGGGGCCGCGGGGGAGGAGTATGTCGGGGGGCTCCTCAATACGCTCCGGGAGAAGGGATGGACCGCCATTCATGACCTGAGGCGGGGTTCCCAGGGCTCGAACGTGGATCACCTCGTCATCGGGCCCGCCGGCGTCTTCGTCATCGACACCAAGTGGGTGAGCGGGAAGGTGTGGGTGGCGGGTTCGCGAATCCGGGTGAACAACTTCCCGCAGAACTACCTGGAGAAGCTGGAGGAGCAGGTCTTCTACGTCCACGAGCGCTTGCTCGCGGCGAGCGGGCGGCCCTCCTTGTGGGTTCAGGGCCTGCTGGTGTTCGTGGAGCCCCAGTGGACGGTGAAGGAGCAACCCTTCCCCTTCGGCGTGCTCTCCGATGAAGACCTGCTGCCCGCGCTCACCCGGATGCCGCGGCGGTTCTCGGCCGACGAAGTCGCGGAACTGGCCCGAGCCGCGAGTCGCGCCGCGACCTGGACCTGA
- a CDS encoding ArsR/SmtB family transcription factor, whose translation MQELTEAFKTLGDPTRLRILRLVGEARLNVSEVVSLVGVAQSSVSHHLTRLKALELIREERQGGFTYYSLVVDEKAPLWPLIRLAKNAPDEHGDLARLTDLLRRREDVHTLNEKLLEPGQSWRLWAAALASLLPPLDLVDFGCGTGVLTVELARWARHVTAIDRSATALHKARVEAERLGLHNITFLEANLEALPLKSGAYDLVVLSQSLHHVESCERVLTEGARLLKPGGRMVVLELLPHDEQWVRSSLGHRHLGFEPEALRDAMRAAGLEAPTLVSAPRDVASPFKAFLLTGTRAVSQSLPAPAALRKSPLGTSAS comes from the coding sequence ATGCAGGAACTCACGGAAGCCTTCAAAACCCTGGGAGACCCGACCCGGCTGCGCATTCTCCGGCTGGTGGGCGAGGCTCGTCTCAACGTGTCGGAAGTCGTGTCGCTGGTGGGGGTGGCGCAGTCGTCGGTGTCGCACCACCTGACCCGGCTCAAGGCGCTGGAGCTCATCCGGGAGGAGCGGCAGGGTGGTTTCACCTACTACTCGCTGGTGGTCGACGAGAAGGCGCCCCTCTGGCCGCTCATCCGGCTCGCGAAGAACGCGCCGGACGAGCACGGGGACCTGGCCCGCCTGACGGATCTGCTGCGGCGCCGGGAAGACGTGCACACGCTCAACGAGAAGCTGCTCGAGCCCGGGCAGTCGTGGAGGCTGTGGGCCGCCGCGCTGGCGAGCCTGCTGCCGCCGCTCGACCTGGTCGACTTCGGCTGTGGCACCGGCGTGCTGACGGTGGAACTCGCGCGGTGGGCCCGGCACGTCACGGCCATCGACCGCAGCGCGACGGCGTTGCACAAGGCCCGCGTCGAAGCCGAGCGCCTGGGCCTGCACAACATCACCTTCCTCGAGGCCAACCTCGAGGCGCTGCCGCTCAAGAGCGGGGCCTATGATCTGGTGGTGCTCTCGCAGAGCCTCCACCACGTGGAGTCGTGCGAGCGCGTGCTGACCGAGGGCGCGCGGCTGCTCAAGCCGGGCGGGCGCATGGTGGTGCTCGAGCTGCTGCCCCATGACGAGCAGTGGGTCCGCTCGAGTCTGGGCCACCGGCACCTCGGTTTCGAGCCGGAAGCGTTGCGCGACGCGATGCGCGCGGCCGGGCTCGAGGCGCCCACGCTCGTGTCCGCGCCACGAGACGTGGCCTCTCCATTCAAGGCCTTCCTTCTCACGGGCACCCGGGCCGTGTCGCAGTCCCTCCCGGCACCGGCCGCCCTTCGCAAGTCACCTCTTGGCACGAGTGCTTCATGA
- a CDS encoding homocysteine S-methyltransferase family protein, giving the protein MIRPAHTAQELEQLFSQRIAVLDGAMGSMIQTYPLTEADFRGELFREHPKDLKGNNDLLCLTRPDIIEEIHGRYFAAGADMVETNTFSSTSIAQADYDLGAIVPELNAAAVGCARRAALAAEAATPGRRCFVAGAIGPLNRTLSMSPDVNRPDYRAVNWDEVVAAYSEQVRAMLSAGVDVLLVETIFDTLNAKAALFAIDSCFEELGTRVPVMVSVTITDASGRTLSGQTITAFYNSIRHAKPFSVGINCALGAKDMRPYLQELSGVAECHVTCYPNAGLPNAFGGYDESPADMARAVSDFARQGWVNMVGGCCGSTPEHIAAIAAAVYPFAKRASLPPTHTMRLSGLEPLLVP; this is encoded by the coding sequence ATGATCCGACCCGCGCACACCGCCCAGGAACTCGAGCAGTTGTTCTCCCAGCGCATCGCCGTGCTCGATGGCGCCATGGGCTCGATGATCCAGACGTATCCGCTCACGGAGGCCGACTTCCGGGGCGAGCTCTTCCGGGAGCACCCGAAGGATCTCAAGGGCAACAACGATCTGTTGTGCCTCACGCGGCCGGACATCATCGAGGAGATCCACGGGCGCTACTTCGCCGCGGGCGCCGACATGGTGGAGACCAACACGTTCAGCAGCACCTCCATCGCCCAGGCGGATTATGACCTGGGGGCCATCGTGCCGGAGCTGAACGCGGCCGCGGTGGGGTGCGCCCGCCGGGCCGCGCTGGCCGCCGAGGCCGCCACGCCGGGCCGCCGCTGCTTCGTCGCCGGAGCCATCGGGCCGTTGAACCGCACGCTGTCGATGTCGCCGGACGTCAACCGTCCGGACTACCGCGCGGTGAACTGGGATGAAGTGGTGGCCGCCTACTCGGAGCAGGTGCGCGCCATGCTGTCGGCCGGGGTGGACGTGCTGCTCGTCGAGACCATTTTCGACACGCTCAACGCCAAGGCCGCGCTCTTCGCCATCGACAGCTGCTTCGAGGAACTCGGCACCCGCGTGCCCGTCATGGTGTCCGTCACCATCACCGACGCGTCGGGACGCACGCTGTCGGGGCAGACCATCACCGCGTTCTACAATTCCATCCGGCACGCCAAACCCTTCAGCGTGGGCATCAACTGTGCGCTGGGCGCCAAGGACATGCGGCCCTATCTGCAGGAACTCTCGGGAGTCGCCGAGTGCCACGTCACCTGCTACCCCAACGCGGGCCTGCCCAATGCGTTTGGTGGCTATGACGAGTCGCCCGCGGACATGGCCCGGGCGGTGAGCGACTTCGCCCGGCAGGGCTGGGTGAACATGGTGGGTGGCTGTTGTGGCTCGACGCCGGAGCACATCGCCGCCATCGCCGCCGCCGTGTATCCCTTCGCGAAGCGCGCCTCGCTCCCGCCCACCCACACCATGCGCTTGAGTGGTCTCGAACCGCTCCTCGTTCCGTGA
- a CDS encoding endo alpha-1,4 polygalactosaminidase: MSKKFAWLTPWLSVLLCGCMAQDMEEPGTPVTDSTSAAACTPVSFPKGTTWTWDLENSSIPTNLNAQVYVVDLYDTTAAKIQQYKSAGKKVVCYFSAGTYENWRGDANQFPQDTYCSPGENCAQSVHILGDWCQAGGSCEWWLDHRKPAVRTVMEARLQLARDKGCDAVEPDNVDAYSHDSEISCTDQACWGITAADQLAYNRWLADTAHAKCLAIALKNDIDQVSQLASSFDFAINEECQRYKECGVYKNSFVAQNKAVFNAEYREDAGGDVINWTSCTGTQATCACGESGFAQGDMRTLVYKTSAVRYNNIGITCW; this comes from the coding sequence GCCCGGCACGCCGGTCACCGACTCCACTTCTGCCGCGGCCTGCACTCCCGTGAGCTTCCCCAAGGGAACCACCTGGACGTGGGACCTCGAGAACAGCTCCATTCCCACCAACCTCAATGCCCAGGTCTACGTCGTCGACCTCTACGACACCACCGCCGCGAAGATTCAGCAGTACAAGAGCGCCGGTAAGAAGGTCGTCTGCTATTTCAGCGCGGGCACCTATGAGAACTGGCGAGGCGATGCCAACCAGTTCCCCCAGGACACCTATTGCAGCCCCGGGGAAAACTGCGCTCAATCCGTCCATATCCTGGGGGACTGGTGCCAGGCCGGCGGAAGCTGCGAGTGGTGGCTGGACCACCGGAAGCCCGCGGTGCGGACCGTGATGGAAGCGCGGCTGCAACTGGCGCGTGACAAGGGCTGCGACGCGGTCGAGCCGGACAACGTCGATGCCTACTCGCACGATTCGGAGATTTCCTGCACCGACCAGGCCTGCTGGGGAATCACAGCGGCCGATCAACTCGCCTACAACCGCTGGTTGGCCGATACCGCGCACGCCAAGTGTCTGGCTATCGCGCTCAAGAACGACATCGACCAGGTCTCCCAGCTCGCCTCGTCCTTCGACTTCGCCATCAACGAGGAGTGCCAGCGCTACAAGGAGTGCGGCGTCTACAAGAACTCCTTCGTGGCGCAGAACAAGGCGGTCTTCAATGCCGAGTACCGCGAGGACGCCGGGGGCGATGTCATCAACTGGACGTCCTGCACGGGAACCCAGGCGACGTGCGCCTGCGGCGAGAGCGGCTTCGCCCAGGGTGACATGAGGACCCTGGTCTACAAGACCTCGGCGGTGCGCTACAACAACATCGGCATCACCTGCTGGTAG
- a CDS encoding regulatory protein RecX has translation MDESRDETGGKPREPHKKQPRRVSPRYLENAALHYLKRYSATVSQLKRVLLRRVDRSLRVHGGERSEAMGWVDALADKLVRNGLINDQAYAETKAHSLRASGRSARVIAQKLKLKGVSPDVVARKVAQATQEVSEEAAARIWARKKRLGPFRRDAGTRKDHRQKDLAAMARAGFPFALAKKIIDGTADEGSPENE, from the coding sequence ATGGATGAGTCGAGGGACGAAACGGGTGGCAAGCCCCGGGAACCACACAAGAAACAGCCCCGGAGGGTGTCTCCACGCTATCTGGAGAATGCCGCGCTGCATTACCTCAAGCGGTACTCGGCGACGGTGAGTCAGCTCAAACGCGTGCTCCTGCGCCGGGTGGATCGCTCCCTGCGCGTGCACGGCGGCGAGCGCTCCGAGGCGATGGGCTGGGTGGATGCGCTCGCGGACAAGCTCGTGCGCAATGGGCTCATCAACGATCAGGCCTACGCCGAGACCAAGGCGCACTCATTGCGCGCCTCGGGCCGCAGCGCCCGGGTGATCGCCCAGAAGCTCAAGCTCAAGGGCGTGTCCCCGGACGTCGTGGCGCGGAAGGTGGCCCAGGCGACGCAGGAGGTGTCCGAGGAAGCCGCCGCGCGCATCTGGGCTCGCAAGAAGCGCCTGGGCCCCTTCCGGCGCGACGCGGGGACCCGGAAGGATCACCGACAGAAGGATCTCGCCGCCATGGCTCGCGCGGGCTTCCCGTTCGCCCTGGCGAAGAAGATCATCGATGGAACGGCCGACGAGGGATCCCCCGAGAACGAGTGA
- the metH gene encoding methionine synthase, producing MTNQASRFQIVGERTNITGSPKFAKALKAGDWDACLSIARQQVESGANILDINVDEALIDGEATMVKFLNLIAAEPEISRVPLMLDSSKWSVLEAGLKCVQGKGIVNSISLKDGEAEFLRRARLIRRYGAAAVVMAFDEQGQAATRDDKVRICTRAYRLLVDQAGFPPEDIIFDPNILTVATGIEEHNNYAVDFFEATRIIKATLPYAKVSGGVSNVSFSFRGNNPVREAIHAAFLFHGVAAGMDMGIVNAGMLGVYEEIPKDLLACVEDVLLNRRPDATDRLIALADEMKARDGGGSKLEVKEDLAWRKAPVAERLSHALVKGIDAFIDADTEEARLLYKRPLDIIEGPLMDGMRVVGDLFGAGKMFLPQVVKSARVMKRAVAWLTPYMEEEKRRQVEAGGTARTQGKVLLATVKGDVHDIGKNIVGVVLACNNYEVIDLGVMVSCEKILTTAKEQGVDVIGLSGLITPSLDEMVNVAKEMMRLRFDVPLLIGGATTSQPHTSVKIAPEYEPGVVHVLDASRVVNVVSALMSPEQKPNFLAEVTEKQRRARDDFAARKVQRKLLPLEEARARRAMYDWARVDIPRPAFLGAKVFDDVPLSEVVPFIDWGPFFNAWELYGAFPRILEDATVGAEARRLYEDARVMLKRIVDEKRFTARAVLGFWPCNGVGDDVELYTDESRTKVLGHLRMLRQQAEKHEGQPHLCLADFVAPKESGRLDYCGGFVVTAGLGVEEFAESFRAKHDDYSAIMVQALGDRLAEAMAELMHKRAREFCGFGKEEDLTNEQLIREQYRGIRPAPGYPACPEHTEKGTLFALLNATGATGVSLTESFAMTPASSVSGFYFNHPEAKYFGLGKIGRDQVQDYARRKGMTFDEAARWLGPNLDEDSAPASAAA from the coding sequence GTGACGAACCAGGCTTCGCGCTTCCAGATCGTTGGCGAGCGCACCAACATCACTGGCTCTCCGAAGTTCGCCAAGGCCCTCAAGGCCGGTGACTGGGACGCTTGCCTTTCCATCGCGCGGCAGCAGGTGGAGTCGGGCGCGAACATCCTCGACATCAACGTCGACGAGGCCCTCATCGACGGCGAAGCGACGATGGTGAAGTTCCTGAACCTCATCGCCGCCGAGCCGGAAATCTCCCGCGTGCCGTTGATGCTCGACTCGTCGAAGTGGAGCGTGCTGGAGGCCGGTCTCAAGTGCGTTCAGGGCAAGGGGATCGTCAACTCCATCTCGCTCAAGGACGGAGAGGCCGAGTTCCTTCGCCGGGCACGCCTCATCCGGCGCTATGGCGCCGCGGCCGTGGTGATGGCCTTCGATGAGCAGGGGCAGGCCGCCACGCGCGATGACAAGGTGCGCATCTGCACGCGGGCGTACCGGTTGTTGGTGGATCAGGCGGGCTTCCCCCCGGAAGACATCATCTTCGATCCCAACATCCTCACCGTCGCCACGGGCATTGAGGAGCACAACAACTACGCCGTCGACTTCTTCGAGGCCACGCGCATCATCAAGGCCACGCTGCCGTACGCGAAGGTGTCGGGTGGCGTGTCGAACGTGTCCTTCTCGTTCCGGGGCAACAACCCGGTGCGCGAGGCGATTCACGCCGCCTTCCTCTTCCATGGCGTCGCCGCGGGCATGGACATGGGGATCGTCAACGCCGGCATGCTGGGCGTGTACGAGGAGATTCCCAAGGACTTGCTCGCGTGCGTCGAGGACGTGCTGCTCAACCGCCGCCCCGACGCGACCGACCGGCTGATCGCCCTGGCCGACGAGATGAAGGCGCGGGACGGCGGAGGCTCGAAGCTGGAGGTCAAGGAAGACCTCGCCTGGCGCAAGGCGCCGGTGGCCGAGCGGCTGTCGCACGCGCTGGTCAAGGGCATCGACGCCTTCATCGACGCGGACACCGAGGAGGCGCGGCTGTTGTACAAGCGGCCGCTCGACATCATCGAGGGGCCGTTGATGGACGGCATGCGCGTAGTGGGCGACCTCTTTGGCGCGGGCAAGATGTTCCTGCCGCAGGTGGTGAAGTCGGCGCGCGTGATGAAGCGCGCGGTGGCCTGGCTGACGCCCTACATGGAGGAGGAGAAGCGGCGCCAGGTGGAGGCCGGAGGGACGGCGCGCACGCAGGGCAAGGTGCTGCTCGCCACGGTGAAGGGCGACGTGCACGACATCGGCAAGAACATCGTGGGCGTGGTGCTGGCCTGCAACAACTACGAGGTCATCGACCTGGGGGTGATGGTCTCGTGTGAGAAGATCCTCACCACGGCGAAGGAGCAGGGGGTCGACGTCATCGGACTGTCGGGCCTCATCACGCCGTCGCTGGACGAGATGGTGAACGTCGCCAAGGAGATGATGCGCCTGCGGTTCGACGTGCCGCTCCTCATTGGTGGCGCCACCACGAGCCAGCCCCACACCTCGGTGAAGATCGCGCCCGAGTACGAGCCGGGCGTGGTCCACGTGCTCGATGCCTCGCGCGTGGTGAACGTGGTGAGCGCGCTGATGTCTCCCGAGCAGAAGCCGAACTTCCTCGCGGAGGTGACGGAGAAGCAGCGCCGGGCGCGGGATGACTTCGCCGCGCGCAAGGTGCAGCGCAAGCTCCTGCCGTTGGAGGAGGCGCGCGCGCGCCGGGCCATGTACGACTGGGCGCGGGTCGACATTCCCCGGCCCGCGTTCCTCGGCGCGAAGGTGTTCGACGATGTGCCGCTGAGCGAGGTGGTGCCCTTCATCGACTGGGGGCCCTTCTTCAACGCCTGGGAGTTGTACGGCGCCTTCCCGCGCATCCTGGAGGACGCCACCGTCGGCGCCGAGGCGCGCAGGCTGTACGAGGACGCGCGGGTGATGCTCAAGCGCATCGTCGATGAGAAGCGCTTCACCGCGCGGGCGGTGCTGGGCTTCTGGCCCTGCAATGGGGTGGGGGACGACGTCGAGCTGTACACCGATGAGTCCCGCACGAAGGTGCTGGGACATCTGCGCATGCTGCGCCAGCAGGCGGAGAAGCATGAGGGGCAGCCCCACCTCTGTCTGGCCGATTTCGTGGCACCGAAGGAGAGCGGCCGGCTCGACTACTGTGGGGGCTTCGTGGTGACGGCGGGCTTGGGCGTGGAGGAGTTCGCCGAGAGCTTCCGCGCGAAGCACGATGACTACTCCGCCATCATGGTGCAGGCGCTGGGAGACCGGCTCGCCGAGGCGATGGCGGAGTTGATGCACAAGCGGGCCCGCGAGTTCTGTGGCTTTGGCAAGGAGGAGGACCTCACCAACGAGCAGCTCATCCGCGAGCAGTACCGGGGCATCCGTCCGGCGCCGGGCTACCCCGCGTGTCCGGAGCACACGGAGAAGGGCACGCTCTTCGCGTTGCTCAACGCCACGGGGGCCACCGGAGTCTCCCTGACGGAGAGCTTCGCGATGACGCCGGCCAGCAGCGTGAGCGGCTTCTATTTCAACCATCCCGAGGCGAAGTACTTCGGCCTGGGGAAGATTGGCCGCGACCAGGTGCAGGACTACGCGCGCCGCAAGGGCATGACGTTCGACGAAGCGGCGCGGTGGCTCGGCCCGAACCTCGATGAGGACTCGGCCCCCGCGAGCGCGGCGGCCTGA